The Corynebacterium camporealensis genome contains a region encoding:
- the pstS gene encoding phosphate ABC transporter substrate-binding protein PstS: MIRNFKRTAAVFGVLAASSTALVACGNDDNGNGGDGDDNAAGVELPGGYTLSGTAGELVAEGASSQQNAMDYFSAKYQEVTGGEATLAYNASGSGAGREQFVAGQVTFAGSDSPLEEQQVEAAKDRCNGNDAWHLPFVIGPIAIAYNLEGVDELNLSVDTVAAIFKGDITEWNDDAIAAENEGVDLPDEQITTVYRADESGTSENFQKFLGSATDNWDTEGKNFPTAVGQGADGSSGVTNLVSGTNGAITYVEHAHAAQSGLGVANIDFGAGPTELNNETVGAALENLEFENEGNDMVVNSEALFSSEDEGAYPMILTAYEIVCSAGYTAEEGNMVKDFLMTALAFQDEGLEEAGHIPVTGAHYDRLVDAVNAIEVSE, translated from the coding sequence GTGATTCGCAACTTCAAGCGCACCGCCGCAGTCTTCGGCGTGCTGGCTGCATCCTCGACCGCACTGGTTGCTTGTGGCAACGACGACAATGGCAACGGTGGCGACGGCGACGACAACGCTGCTGGCGTTGAGCTGCCGGGCGGCTACACCCTGTCCGGCACCGCTGGTGAGCTGGTCGCCGAGGGTGCATCCTCCCAGCAGAACGCAATGGACTACTTCTCTGCGAAGTACCAGGAAGTCACCGGTGGCGAGGCTACTCTGGCATACAACGCTTCTGGTTCCGGCGCTGGCCGTGAGCAGTTCGTTGCTGGTCAGGTCACCTTCGCTGGTTCTGACTCCCCGCTGGAGGAGCAGCAGGTTGAGGCTGCCAAGGACCGCTGCAATGGCAACGATGCATGGCACCTGCCGTTCGTCATTGGCCCAATCGCAATCGCCTACAACCTGGAAGGCGTTGACGAGCTGAACCTGTCCGTCGACACCGTTGCCGCTATCTTCAAGGGCGACATCACCGAGTGGAACGACGACGCTATCGCTGCTGAGAACGAGGGCGTTGACCTGCCGGACGAGCAGATCACCACCGTCTACCGCGCTGATGAGTCCGGCACCTCCGAGAACTTCCAGAAGTTCCTGGGCTCCGCAACCGACAACTGGGACACCGAGGGCAAGAACTTCCCGACCGCAGTTGGTCAGGGTGCTGACGGTTCCTCCGGCGTGACCAACCTGGTCAGCGGCACCAACGGCGCTATCACCTACGTTGAGCACGCACACGCTGCTCAGTCCGGCCTGGGCGTTGCCAACATCGACTTCGGTGCTGGCCCGACCGAGCTGAACAACGAGACCGTCGGCGCTGCTCTGGAGAACCTGGAGTTCGAGAACGAGGGCAACGACATGGTCGTTAACTCCGAGGCTCTGTTCTCCTCCGAGGACGAGGGTGCTTACCCGATGATCCTGACCGCTTACGAGATTGTCTGCTCCGCTGGCTACACCGCTGAGGAAGGCAACATGGTCAAGGACTTCCTGATGACCGCTCTGGCATTCCAGGATGAGGGCCTCGAAGAGGCTGGCCACATCCCGGTCACCGGTGCTCACTACGACCGCCTCGTTGATGCGGTCAACGCCATCGAGGTCAGCGAATAA
- the pstC gene encoding phosphate ABC transporter permease subunit PstC, which translates to MAQHNSTAGSESKLDDGREASVQTVTTPTATEPEEKVIEKGVTRPGDRVFSILSTASAALITVFIAAIGLFLVIRAVPALNRNAEGYLGFFTYSGDWNTTDVENMYFGIPSLFAATVTMSLVALIIAMPVALGVAIFLSNYAPKRLVKPMGYLVDMLAAVPSIVYGLWGWMALGPVLGSFYEWIHSWGGNFFLFTTYANSPSLESARNMFTGGIVLAVMILPIIAATTREIFVQTPKGHIEAALALGATRWEVVRMTVLPFGMSGYISGAMLGLGRALGETMALYMVVGPSTDFRFSLFDGGTTFATAIARAAPEFNNPTKAGAYIAAGLVLFLLTFVVNAIARSIVSKK; encoded by the coding sequence ATGGCTCAACATAATTCGACCGCAGGCTCAGAAAGCAAGCTAGACGACGGCCGCGAGGCATCGGTGCAGACCGTCACCACGCCGACTGCGACCGAGCCAGAGGAGAAGGTCATCGAAAAGGGCGTGACTCGCCCGGGCGACCGTGTCTTCTCGATTCTGTCGACTGCTTCTGCAGCTCTTATCACCGTATTCATTGCGGCGATTGGTCTCTTCCTGGTGATTCGTGCCGTTCCGGCGCTGAACCGCAACGCCGAGGGCTACCTGGGCTTCTTTACCTACTCCGGTGACTGGAACACCACCGACGTAGAAAACATGTACTTCGGTATTCCGTCGCTGTTCGCAGCAACGGTCACCATGTCGCTTGTCGCGCTGATCATCGCTATGCCGGTGGCACTGGGCGTGGCTATCTTCTTGTCCAACTACGCACCGAAGCGCCTGGTTAAGCCGATGGGCTACCTGGTCGACATGCTGGCGGCTGTGCCGTCGATTGTTTACGGCCTGTGGGGCTGGATGGCGCTCGGCCCGGTACTGGGTAGCTTCTACGAGTGGATCCACTCCTGGGGCGGCAACTTCTTCCTGTTTACTACCTACGCCAACTCCCCGTCGCTGGAGTCTGCGCGCAACATGTTCACCGGTGGCATCGTGCTGGCAGTGATGATTCTGCCGATTATCGCCGCAACCACCCGTGAGATTTTCGTCCAGACCCCGAAGGGCCACATCGAGGCTGCTTTGGCCCTGGGTGCTACCCGCTGGGAAGTTGTTCGCATGACCGTGCTGCCTTTCGGTATGTCCGGCTACATCTCCGGCGCGATGCTCGGCCTGGGCCGTGCGCTGGGTGAGACCATGGCGCTGTACATGGTGGTTGGCCCGTCCACGGACTTCCGCTTCTCGCTTTTCGATGGCGGCACCACCTTCGCTACCGCAATCGCCCGTGCAGCTCCGGAGTTCAACAACCCGACTAAGGCAGGCGCCTACATCGCTGCCGGCCTGGTGCTGTTCCTGTTGACCTTCGTGGTTAACGCGATTGCCCGCTCGATTGTCAGCAAGAAGTAA
- a CDS encoding response regulator transcription factor produces MNHILVAEDEVGIAEFLKRGFIDAGYECTVVDNGPAAFAQARSGDVDLMVLDLGLPHMDGVDVLSELRALKVDLPIIVLTARTSLPDRLRVLQGGADDYMAKPFLFAELLARVQLRLATKTSTPDDKLTHGDLLLDLHTHRAQLADGPWIELSSREFKLLEVFLRHPGQVLSRAQLLSQVWEMDFDPGSNVVDVYIRTLRKKIGAERIQTVRGAGYLLAD; encoded by the coding sequence ATGAACCACATCCTGGTTGCTGAAGACGAAGTAGGCATCGCGGAGTTCCTCAAGCGCGGGTTCATCGACGCCGGCTACGAGTGCACTGTCGTCGACAACGGCCCCGCCGCCTTCGCCCAGGCCCGCAGCGGCGACGTTGACCTCATGGTCCTCGATCTCGGCCTGCCGCACATGGACGGCGTCGACGTGCTCAGCGAACTACGCGCCCTCAAGGTTGACCTGCCCATCATCGTGCTTACCGCCCGCACCAGCCTCCCGGACCGCCTCCGCGTCCTCCAAGGTGGTGCCGACGATTACATGGCCAAACCCTTCCTCTTCGCCGAACTGCTCGCCCGCGTGCAACTGCGCTTAGCGACGAAAACATCCACCCCCGACGACAAACTCACCCACGGCGACCTCTTGCTCGACCTGCACACCCACCGCGCACAGCTTGCCGATGGCCCCTGGATCGAACTATCCAGCCGCGAATTCAAACTCCTAGAGGTCTTCCTCCGTCACCCCGGCCAAGTCCTCTCGCGCGCCCAACTACTCTCCCAAGTCTGGGAAATGGACTTCGATCCTGGCTCCAACGTCGTCGACGTCTACATCCGCACCCTGCGCAAGAAGATTGGCGCCGAGCGCATCCAAACCGTCCGCGGCGCCGGCTACCTCCTCGCCGATTAA
- a CDS encoding sensor histidine kinase, with protein sequence MPKPKRSIAWRIIAWNVAIVLVALAAVVMLTDTVRRAEIATAANHDVEQEISQFTEFATAGTNPETDESFSSSQELLESYLRQQVPKTGESMFALVDGQLVRQIVADATPLRQEVVREVQGASQSTGVLELNDAGFAHWGRVSVEAATPAVFAVSLDTSAQHEQVTHQTRLFLLMALGIAAVTGLLAWLSAQRIVRPIRKLSAVTAEISDTNLTRRVPVRGKDEIAQLATRFNDMLDRIDHAYSAQRQFLDDAGHELRTPITVVRGHLELLPSADEEQRERSMEMCFSELDRMSRMVNSLITLAKAEKFMERRPTDLSDWFIELEDKAEMLSERRTYVTELPEGEADIDPDRVTEAVLELVSNAVKYTDGPIEISGRVVGDKQLKITVRDEGPGITAEEQKKVFERFHHSGNSSGLGLAIVESIAHSHGGRAWVRSTPPDGATFGLTIPLRKETA encoded by the coding sequence ATGCCGAAGCCTAAGAGATCTATTGCGTGGCGGATTATCGCCTGGAACGTCGCCATCGTCCTGGTTGCGCTCGCGGCGGTGGTCATGCTGACCGATACCGTGCGCCGCGCGGAAATCGCCACGGCCGCCAACCACGATGTCGAACAGGAAATCTCCCAGTTCACTGAGTTCGCCACCGCCGGCACCAACCCCGAGACCGACGAGTCTTTTAGCAGCTCCCAGGAACTGCTGGAGTCCTACCTGCGCCAGCAGGTGCCCAAGACCGGTGAGTCCATGTTCGCGCTTGTCGATGGGCAGCTGGTGCGCCAGATTGTCGCCGATGCCACTCCCCTGCGGCAGGAGGTGGTGCGGGAGGTGCAGGGGGCATCGCAAAGCACGGGCGTGCTCGAGCTTAACGATGCCGGCTTTGCCCACTGGGGCCGCGTCTCCGTCGAGGCAGCCACCCCGGCCGTCTTCGCCGTTAGCTTGGACACCTCCGCCCAGCACGAGCAGGTCACCCACCAAACCCGGTTGTTCTTGCTCATGGCGCTCGGCATCGCTGCCGTGACGGGCTTGTTGGCGTGGTTGAGTGCGCAGCGCATCGTCAGGCCCATTCGCAAGCTTTCTGCCGTGACCGCCGAGATTTCCGATACCAACCTCACCCGCCGGGTTCCCGTGCGCGGCAAGGACGAGATTGCGCAGCTGGCCACGCGCTTTAACGACATGCTCGACCGCATCGACCACGCCTATAGCGCGCAGCGACAGTTCCTCGATGACGCCGGCCACGAACTGCGCACGCCCATCACCGTCGTGCGCGGGCACCTGGAATTGCTGCCTTCCGCCGACGAAGAACAGCGCGAGCGCTCCATGGAGATGTGTTTCTCTGAGCTCGACCGCATGAGCCGGATGGTCAACAGCCTCATCACGCTCGCCAAGGCGGAAAAGTTCATGGAACGCCGTCCCACCGACTTAAGCGACTGGTTCATCGAGCTCGAGGACAAAGCAGAGATGCTCTCAGAGCGCCGTACGTACGTGACAGAGCTTCCCGAGGGCGAAGCCGACATTGACCCTGACCGCGTCACTGAGGCCGTCTTAGAGCTCGTCTCAAACGCCGTGAAGTACACCGACGGGCCCATTGAGATCTCCGGCCGCGTCGTCGGCGACAAGCAACTCAAAATCACCGTCCGCGACGAAGGCCCCGGCATCACCGCCGAGGAACAAAAGAAAGTATTTGAGCGCTTCCACCACAGCGGCAACTCCAGCGGCCTCGGCTTGGCCATCGTCGAATCCATCGCGCACAGCCACGGCGGGCGCGCCTGGGTACGCTCTACCCCACCGGATGGCGCCACCTTCGGCCTGACCATCCCGCTGCGAAAGGAGACAGCATGA
- the dusB gene encoding tRNA dihydrouridine synthase DusB: protein MTLSIGNIELSSPVVLAPMAGVTNVAFRMLCREQEIQRTGTVSGLYVCEMVTARALVERNEKTMRMTTFDPAENPRSLQLYTVDPEYTYKAAKMIVDENLADHIDMNFGCPVPKVTRRGGGSALPYKRRLFGNIVAAAVKATEGTDIPVTVKMRIGIDDEHHTHLDAGRIAVNEGAAAVALHGRTAAQRYSGQARWDEIARLKEHLADSDVPVLGNGDIFKATDAARMMEETGCDGVVVGRGCLGRPWLFAELSAALRGEEIPAEPTLGEVTRIIVRHAHLLADHEGEHHACRDIRKHIGWYLRGFPVGGEVRAGLSRVNSLAELDDLLAPWADSDALADDAAGPRGRQGSPAKVALPDGWLDDPEDEAVPEGAEIMHSGG from the coding sequence GTGACTCTGTCTATTGGCAATATTGAATTATCCTCTCCGGTCGTCTTAGCCCCCATGGCGGGCGTGACGAACGTGGCTTTCCGCATGCTCTGCCGCGAGCAGGAAATTCAACGCACCGGAACCGTCTCCGGCCTTTATGTCTGCGAGATGGTGACCGCCCGCGCCTTGGTCGAGCGCAATGAGAAAACCATGCGCATGACCACTTTCGACCCGGCAGAAAATCCGCGCTCGCTGCAGCTGTACACCGTCGATCCGGAATATACGTACAAAGCTGCGAAGATGATCGTCGATGAAAATCTGGCTGATCACATCGATATGAACTTCGGCTGCCCGGTTCCCAAGGTCACCCGTCGCGGCGGTGGTTCAGCCCTTCCTTATAAACGTCGTCTTTTCGGAAATATCGTGGCTGCAGCGGTCAAAGCCACCGAAGGTACTGACATTCCGGTCACCGTAAAAATGCGCATCGGCATTGACGATGAGCACCACACGCATCTCGATGCCGGCCGCATCGCCGTCAATGAGGGGGCCGCCGCCGTCGCTTTGCACGGTCGCACCGCCGCCCAGCGCTACTCCGGCCAGGCCCGTTGGGATGAGATTGCACGCCTTAAGGAACACTTGGCAGATAGCGATGTCCCGGTGCTCGGCAATGGCGACATCTTTAAGGCCACCGATGCTGCCCGCATGATGGAAGAAACCGGCTGCGATGGCGTCGTCGTCGGCCGTGGCTGCCTGGGCCGCCCCTGGTTGTTCGCGGAGCTGTCTGCTGCCCTGCGCGGCGAGGAGATTCCAGCGGAGCCGACGCTGGGTGAGGTCACTCGGATCATCGTCAGGCATGCGCACCTGCTGGCCGATCATGAGGGCGAGCACCACGCCTGCCGCGATATTCGCAAGCACATCGGCTGGTATCTGCGCGGTTTCCCGGTCGGCGGCGAGGTCCGCGCGGGCTTAAGCCGCGTTAACTCCCTGGCCGAGCTCGACGACCTGCTCGCACCGTGGGCAGACTCCGATGCATTAGCTGACGATGCCGCCGGCCCCCGCGGCCGCCAAGGCTCCCCTGCCAAGGTCGCCCTTCCCGACGGCTGGCTGGATGACCCCGAGGACGAGGCCGTGCCGGAGGGCGCTGAAATTATGCACTCCGGCGGATAA
- the pstA gene encoding phosphate ABC transporter permease PstA: MTNKTSAATPSSGKVYGESAFTDISGGRKTANTVATVVVYIAMALAMVPLVWVLWTLLSKGLPVTLRAEWWTEDMLGVMYHQEGGGALHAIVGTLIQALLASIVAIPIGIFTAIYLVEYSRGGWLGRITTFMVDILSGVPSIVAALFVYAAWIGVMGFDRSGMALAWSLLLLMIPVVVRNTEEMLRVVPMDLREASYALGVPKWKTIAKIVLPTALSGIATGVMLAIARIMGESAPVLILVGSTSALKFDPTSGPMSSLPLMMLDMYKAGVTDAVVDKMWGAAFTLVLIIAILNIVARIISAKFSVKQ; this comes from the coding sequence ATGACTAACAAGACTTCCGCTGCAACTCCTTCTTCTGGCAAGGTCTACGGCGAATCCGCCTTCACTGATATCTCTGGTGGTCGCAAGACCGCGAACACGGTCGCAACCGTGGTTGTCTACATTGCTATGGCGCTGGCCATGGTTCCGCTGGTGTGGGTTCTGTGGACCCTGCTGAGCAAGGGCCTGCCGGTTACCCTCCGCGCGGAGTGGTGGACCGAGGACATGCTCGGCGTGATGTACCACCAGGAGGGCGGCGGTGCGCTGCACGCTATCGTCGGTACCCTGATCCAGGCTCTGCTGGCCTCCATTGTGGCTATCCCGATCGGTATCTTCACCGCTATTTACCTGGTGGAGTACTCCCGCGGTGGCTGGCTCGGCCGTATTACCACCTTCATGGTCGACATCCTGTCCGGTGTTCCTTCCATCGTTGCCGCACTGTTCGTCTACGCCGCCTGGATCGGCGTGATGGGCTTCGACCGCTCCGGTATGGCACTGGCTTGGTCGCTGCTGCTGCTGATGATTCCGGTCGTGGTGCGTAACACCGAAGAGATGCTGCGCGTGGTCCCGATGGACCTGCGCGAGGCTTCCTACGCACTGGGTGTTCCGAAGTGGAAGACCATTGCCAAGATTGTGCTTCCGACCGCACTGTCCGGTATCGCCACCGGCGTCATGCTGGCGATTGCCCGCATCATGGGCGAGTCCGCTCCGGTGCTGATCCTGGTGGGTTCCACCAGCGCACTGAAGTTCGACCCGACCAGCGGCCCGATGTCCTCGCTGCCGCTGATGATGCTCGATATGTACAAGGCCGGCGTGACCGACGCGGTGGTGGACAAGATGTGGGGCGCAGCCTTCACCCTGGTCCTTATCATCGCCATCCTCAACATTGTCGCCCGAATCATCTCCGCCAAGTTCTCGGTCAAGCAGTAG
- the pstB gene encoding phosphate ABC transporter ATP-binding protein PstB, which produces MSKLELNDVDIFYGDFHAVQNVNMHIPAQAVTAFIGPSGCGKSTVLRTLNRMHEVIPGAYVKGEVLLDGENIYGKSVDPVSVRNTIGMVFQKANPFPTMSIEDNVVAGLRLSGEKNKKKLAEVAEKSLRGANLWDEVKDRLDKPGGGLSGGQQQRLCIARAIAVEPEVLLMDEPCSALDPISTLAVEDLIHELKEDFTIVIVTHNMQQAARVSDKTGFFSLEATGRPGHLVEYDDTTKIFENPDKKETEDYISGRFG; this is translated from the coding sequence ATGTCCAAGCTCGAACTTAACGACGTCGACATTTTCTACGGCGACTTCCACGCCGTGCAGAACGTCAACATGCACATCCCAGCCCAGGCCGTGACCGCATTCATCGGCCCGTCCGGCTGCGGTAAGTCCACCGTGCTGCGTACGCTGAACCGCATGCACGAGGTCATCCCGGGCGCCTACGTCAAGGGCGAGGTGCTTCTCGATGGCGAGAACATCTACGGCAAGTCCGTCGACCCGGTATCCGTGCGCAACACCATCGGCATGGTGTTCCAGAAGGCTAACCCGTTCCCGACCATGTCCATCGAGGACAACGTCGTTGCCGGTCTGCGCTTGTCCGGTGAGAAGAACAAGAAGAAGCTCGCCGAGGTGGCTGAAAAGTCCCTGCGCGGTGCGAACCTCTGGGACGAGGTCAAGGACCGTCTGGATAAGCCAGGTGGTGGCCTGTCCGGTGGTCAGCAGCAACGTCTGTGCATCGCTCGTGCGATTGCCGTGGAGCCGGAGGTCCTGCTCATGGACGAGCCGTGTTCCGCACTGGACCCGATTTCGACCCTGGCTGTGGAGGATCTCATCCACGAGCTGAAGGAAGACTTCACCATCGTTATCGTGACCCACAACATGCAGCAGGCAGCTCGTGTGTCCGATAAGACCGGCTTCTTCTCCCTGGAGGCCACCGGTCGCCCGGGTCACCTGGTCGAATACGATGACACCACCAAGATCTTCGAGAACCCGGATAAGAAGGAAACCGAAGACTACATCTCTGGCCGCTTCGGCTAG
- the epsC gene encoding serine O-acetyltransferase EpsC has product MNPFNIIKTIREDLANARDHDPAARGDVENAIVYSGLHAIWAHRVAHWLWKTGWRGPARVLAQFTRFLTGVEIHPGATIGRRFFIDHGMGIVIGETAEIGDGVMLYHGVTLGGQVLTQTKRHPTIESNVTIGAGAKVLGPITIGSGSAVGANAVVTKDVPAEHIATGIPAKNRPRKKDERIKLVDPDYYI; this is encoded by the coding sequence ATGAACCCGTTTAACATCATTAAAACCATCCGCGAGGACCTCGCCAACGCCAGGGATCACGATCCGGCTGCGCGTGGCGATGTCGAAAATGCCATCGTTTATTCCGGCCTGCACGCTATTTGGGCGCACCGCGTAGCCCACTGGCTGTGGAAGACCGGCTGGCGCGGCCCCGCCCGCGTCTTAGCCCAATTCACGCGCTTCCTAACCGGCGTGGAAATCCACCCGGGCGCGACCATTGGCCGCCGTTTCTTCATCGACCACGGCATGGGCATCGTGATCGGCGAAACCGCCGAGATTGGCGACGGCGTGATGCTCTACCACGGCGTCACCCTCGGCGGTCAGGTACTCACGCAGACCAAGCGCCACCCCACTATTGAGTCCAACGTGACCATCGGTGCCGGTGCTAAGGTCCTTGGCCCGATTACCATCGGCAGCGGCTCCGCAGTGGGCGCTAACGCCGTGGTGACCAAGGACGTGCCAGCCGAGCACATCGCCACCGGCATCCCGGCTAAGAACCGTCCGCGCAAGAAGGACGAGCGCATCAAGCTCGTCGACCCGGACTACTACATCTAA
- the phoU gene encoding phosphate signaling complex protein PhoU, whose translation MRTAYREHLNNFSHDLIILCDLVQSIMDSASKALLEASLDPAEAALTKADELDEIRERCEERAVLLLALENPLAKDLRQVVSSIYIVEDLSRMGRLARHIARSARRRHPDTVVPAEYLGYFEEMARLVRHMTENMREVLVHPDPDIAINMASDDDAVDDINHHLLNILTQREWKGSTREAVETCQITRYYERYADHCVSVSGRIIYLATGLDPDTYLAERKNSEREAALETQFKDLEKQFRN comes from the coding sequence ATGCGTACTGCCTACCGAGAGCATCTGAATAACTTCTCGCACGACCTCATCATCTTGTGCGACCTGGTGCAATCGATCATGGATTCAGCGTCGAAGGCCTTGTTGGAGGCCTCCCTGGATCCGGCAGAGGCCGCGCTGACCAAGGCCGACGAACTGGACGAGATTCGCGAACGTTGCGAAGAACGCGCCGTATTGCTGCTTGCCCTGGAAAATCCCCTGGCGAAGGACCTTCGCCAGGTGGTGTCCTCTATTTATATTGTCGAGGACCTCTCTCGTATGGGACGTCTGGCTCGCCATATTGCGCGCTCGGCACGGCGCCGTCACCCGGACACCGTTGTACCGGCGGAATATCTGGGCTATTTCGAAGAGATGGCGCGCTTGGTCCGCCACATGACTGAGAACATGCGCGAGGTATTGGTCCACCCGGACCCGGATATCGCGATCAACATGGCATCTGACGACGACGCCGTCGACGACATCAACCATCACCTGCTCAACATCCTCACCCAGCGGGAGTGGAAGGGCAGCACGCGCGAGGCCGTCGAGACCTGCCAGATCACCCGTTACTACGAGCGCTACGCCGACCACTGTGTCTCGGTATCCGGCCGCATCATCTACCTGGCTACCGGCCTCGACCCGGATACCTACCTCGCCGAGCGGAAGAACTCCGAGCGCGAAGCAGCACTCGAAACGCAGTTCAAAGACTTAGAAAAGCAGTTCCGTAACTAA
- a CDS encoding GNAT family N-acetyltransferase: MDITHDADNHRYVITVDGTTAGFAAYTPCEGVLDFDHTEIDPAFQGQGLSKPLIKAALDDVAASGHRIHTSCSAVARFVEKQPEYQKLVA, translated from the coding sequence ATGGATATTACGCATGATGCAGACAACCACCGCTACGTCATTACTGTCGACGGCACGACGGCCGGATTTGCCGCTTATACGCCGTGTGAGGGCGTCTTAGACTTTGACCATACAGAAATAGACCCCGCCTTCCAGGGGCAGGGTCTATCGAAGCCGTTGATTAAAGCAGCGCTTGACGATGTCGCCGCATCCGGCCACCGCATCCACACTAGCTGCTCAGCAGTAGCACGCTTTGTGGAAAAGCAGCCGGAGTATCAAAAACTCGTGGCTTAG
- a CDS encoding succinate CoA transferase — MSNRIAAYQDLVVSAEEAAKHVNNGDRVGISGFTGAGYPKALPTAIAEKAKAAHAKGEEFKIDVFSGASTAPDCDGVLAEAEAIRFRTPYNSDPKLREQFNDGTTLYQDIHLSHSGQQVEEGFYGEFHVAIIEAVRILEDGNIIPSSAVGNNLEYIDAADKIIIEVNSWQSEDLQGMHDIYRIEKLPNRQPIPITKPGDRVGTEYIEIPQEKVVAVVETNAPDRNAPFKEPDEVSEKIAANFIEFLEGEVAAGRLDYDKFIMQSGVGNVPNAVMAGLLDSKFENIQAYTEVIQDGMLDLIDAGKMTMASATSFALSPEYADKMNDQADYYAKHIILRPQQVSNHPEVIRRVGLISSNGMIEGDIYGNINSTNVGGSRIMNGTGGSGDFTRNAYISTFVSPSIAKDGAISAIVPFVSHTDHTEHDTMVIITEYGVADLRGLAPKERVEKVISVAHPDYRPLLEEYFERAKENKFIHTPHDLKTAFDFQINFAEKGDMRG, encoded by the coding sequence TTGAGCAATAGGATCGCGGCCTACCAGGATCTCGTTGTTTCCGCTGAGGAAGCAGCCAAGCACGTAAACAATGGTGACCGAGTCGGTATCTCCGGCTTCACCGGTGCTGGCTACCCGAAGGCCCTGCCGACCGCAATCGCGGAGAAGGCTAAGGCTGCCCACGCCAAGGGCGAGGAGTTCAAGATCGACGTCTTCTCCGGCGCTTCCACCGCTCCGGACTGCGACGGCGTGCTCGCCGAGGCTGAGGCCATCCGCTTCCGTACCCCGTACAACTCCGATCCGAAGCTGCGCGAGCAGTTCAACGACGGCACCACCCTGTACCAGGACATCCACCTGTCCCACTCCGGCCAGCAGGTCGAGGAGGGCTTCTACGGCGAGTTCCATGTCGCCATCATTGAGGCTGTCCGCATTCTGGAGGATGGCAACATTATTCCTTCCTCCGCAGTGGGCAATAACCTGGAGTACATCGACGCTGCCGACAAGATCATCATCGAGGTCAACTCCTGGCAGTCCGAGGACCTGCAGGGCATGCACGATATCTACCGCATCGAGAAGCTGCCTAACCGTCAGCCAATCCCGATCACCAAGCCGGGCGACCGCGTAGGTACCGAGTACATCGAGATTCCGCAGGAGAAGGTCGTCGCTGTTGTCGAGACCAACGCTCCGGACCGCAACGCACCGTTCAAGGAGCCGGATGAGGTTTCCGAGAAGATCGCTGCGAACTTCATCGAGTTCCTCGAGGGCGAGGTTGCCGCTGGCCGCCTCGACTACGACAAGTTCATCATGCAGTCCGGTGTCGGCAATGTCCCGAACGCTGTGATGGCAGGCCTGCTGGACTCCAAGTTCGAGAACATCCAGGCTTACACCGAGGTTATCCAGGACGGCATGCTCGACCTGATCGACGCCGGCAAGATGACCATGGCATCTGCTACCTCGTTCGCACTGTCCCCGGAGTACGCGGACAAGATGAACGACCAGGCTGATTACTACGCAAAGCACATCATCCTGCGTCCGCAGCAGGTCTCCAACCACCCGGAGGTCATCCGCCGCGTTGGCCTGATTTCGTCCAACGGCATGATCGAGGGCGACATCTACGGCAACATCAACTCCACCAACGTTGGTGGCTCCCGCATCATGAACGGCACCGGCGGTTCGGGCGATTTCACCCGTAACGCTTACATCAGCACCTTCGTCTCGCCGTCCATCGCCAAGGATGGCGCCATCTCCGCCATCGTGCCTTTCGTGTCCCACACCGACCACACCGAGCACGACACGATGGTCATCATCACCGAGTACGGCGTTGCTGACCTGCGTGGCCTGGCTCCGAAGGAGCGCGTCGAGAAGGTTATCTCCGTGGCTCACCCGGACTACCGTCCGCTGCTGGAGGAGTACTTCGAGCGCGCTAAGGAAAACAAGTTCATCCACACCCCGCACGATCTGAAGACCGCCTTCGACTTCCAGATCAACTTTGCCGAGAAGGGCGATATGCGCGGCTAA
- a CDS encoding metal-sensitive transcriptional regulator yields MPDQHQTCSCHEPHSHGYNASDESKRKYLARLKRIEGQTRGIHRMINEDQYCIDIITQISAVTSALENVSLALLEDHIAHCVTGAAAEDGELAAEKLDEAMRAIKKLVKN; encoded by the coding sequence GTGCCTGACCAGCACCAAACCTGTTCTTGCCACGAGCCCCATTCACATGGGTACAACGCGTCGGACGAATCCAAGCGCAAGTACCTAGCGCGGCTCAAGCGCATCGAGGGGCAAACCCGCGGCATTCACCGCATGATCAATGAAGACCAGTACTGCATCGACATCATTACCCAGATTTCCGCGGTAACCTCCGCACTCGAGAACGTCTCCCTCGCGCTGCTTGAGGATCACATCGCCCACTGCGTGACGGGTGCCGCCGCCGAAGATGGCGAACTCGCTGCGGAAAAGCTCGATGAAGCGATGCGCGCTATCAAGAAGCTCGTCAAAAATTAA